GCGTGGCATCCGAGCTAAGAAGTAGAGTATTGAAAAGGGGAGTTAGAATAGAGAGTATTATCATACTACATTCAGCATTCAACTGCAAAGGAGCAAGCTTCTCACAAATTAAAGGTAGAAAGGTTAGAAAGACGCTATGGTACTTTGCAACTTCCCTCCTGAAGGGGGTTGATTACTATGAACCAATGCCCTTGGAAGTCCCAATTACTGGTTCCATGGTCTCCAATTTACTCGGCTTTTTGGATGTTGCATCAGAGGTTAAGATTTTGGAGGCCTTTGGGAGCCATGATGAGATTCTATCTAGGATTATAAACGATGAAGTATGAGTAGTCTCCAACCTTCTCCTCGGCCTCTTTTTTGAAGTAAAGCCTTGCGAGCAATTCAACTCCAGTTTTGCCCCATACATTGAATTTAACCCTGAAGGTGTCCTCGTCACTCTTGAATTCTATCGTCACAGTTTTTTCTTCTCTGTCTGTTAAGACCTTGCTTATCCAGTACTTCTGACCAACGACGATGCTCTCCCTTAATCTTGGCAATAACTCCCTGAGATCCGTGAAGTATATTATAAATTTGCCTTCCGACTTTAGAACTCTTCTAACCTCCTTAAAAACTTGGTTTAACTCGAGAGGGGTGAAGTGGATGAGGCTATCTATGAATATCACGTAATCAAAGGAGTCTGCTTCGAATGGTATTTTTTTCGCGTCTCCAACAAGAAACTCAACTTTAGATTCCCTAGCCTCAGCATATCT
The window above is part of the Pyrococcus sp. NA2 genome. Proteins encoded here:
- a CDS encoding class I SAM-dependent methyltransferase, whose product is MGFREYYNAFPTYTKIESQEYQSRIEALEPLLIKYMPRRGKVLDLACGVGGFSFLLEDHGFEVVGIDISEEMIESAKRYAEARESKVEFLVGDAKKIPFEADSFDYVIFIDSLIHFTPLELNQVFKEVRRVLKSEGKFIIYFTDLRELLPRLRESIVVGQKYWISKVLTDREEKTVTIEFKSDEDTFRVKFNVWGKTGVELLARLYFKKEAEEKVGDYSYFIVYNPR